Proteins encoded together in one Phalacrocorax carbo chromosome 18, bPhaCar2.1, whole genome shotgun sequence window:
- the GBGT1 gene encoding globoside alpha-1,3-N-acetylgalactosaminyltransferase 1 isoform X1, translated as MISRKVLGSLVCLFVVSAFIWITVRNGEVHYLPYYLPCPEIFSMKLQYTEEKLIQLFPRLFYQQPRVLAPKRQDVLTVTPWLAPIIWEGTFNSEILDSVYRPLNLTIGVTAFAVGKYTRFVGRFLESAEKHFMKGYRVNYYIFTDSPETIPNVQLQPGRRFVVVPIKKYPSWQEISMRRMEAINKHIAEASHQEVDYLFCLDIDMVFYNTWGPETLGDIVAAIHPGYFNVPRSQFPYERRSSSAAYIPDGEGDFYYGGAVFGGLVKKVYEFTKTCHMTILADKANGIMAAWQEESHLNRHFLSHKPSKVLSPEYLWDDRKPKPPEIHFIRFSTVDKNYKEVRN; from the exons ATGATTTCCAGGAAAGTGTTGGGATCTCTTGTCTGTCTGTTTGTTGTCAGCGCATTTATCTG GATTACAGTTAGGAATGGAGAAGTGCACTACCTCCCATATTACCTTCCTTGCCCGGAAATCTT CTCCATGAAACTCCAATATACAGAAGAGAAGTTAATCCAGCTTTTCCCACG attattttatcAGCAACCAAGAGTGCTGGCTCCAAA GCGTCAGGATGTGCTGACAGTCACACCATGGCTGGCCCCCATCATCTGGGAAGGAACCTTCAATTCTGAGATCCTAGACAGTGTCTACAGGCCACTGAATCTCACCATAGGGGTGACAGCCTTTGCTGTTGGAAA ATACACAAGGTTTGTGGGCCGCTTCTTGGAGTCAGCAGAGAAACATTTCATGAAAGGCTATCGGGTGAACTATTACATCTTCACTGACAGCCCTGAGACAATTCCCAATGTCCAGCTGCAACCTGGACGAAGGTTTGTTGTCGTCCCCATCAAGAAATACCCCAGCTGGCAAGAGATCTCCATGCGCAGGATGGAGGCCATAAACAAGCACATAGCGGAAGCGAGCCATCAGGAGGTGGACTACCTCTTCTGTCTGGACATTGACATGGTGTTCTACAACACCTGGGGGCCTGAGACCCTGGGTGATATAGTAGCGGCCATACACCCTGGCTATTTCAATGTCCCTCGAAGCCAGTTCCCATATGAGAGGAGGAGCTCTTCAGCAGCCTACATCCCTGACGGAGAAGGGGACTTCTACTATGGAGGAGCTGTGTTCGGAGGGCTGGTCAAGAAAGTCTATGAGTTCACCAAGACTTGCCACATGACCATCCTGGCGGACAAAGCCAATGGGATCATGGCAGCCTGGCAGGAAGAAAGCCATCTCAACAGGCACTTTCTCTCCCACAAACCCTCCAAGGTGCTTTCTCCAGAGTATTTATGGGATGACAGGAAGCCAAAGCCCCCTGAAATTCACTTCATACGTTTTTCCACAGTGGATAAGAACTACAAAGAGGTACGAAATTGA
- the GBGT1 gene encoding globoside alpha-1,3-N-acetylgalactosaminyltransferase 1 isoform X2, with amino-acid sequence MKGYRVNYYIFTDSPETIPNVQLQPGRRFVVVPIKKYPSWQEISMRRMEAINKHIAEASHQEVDYLFCLDIDMVFYNTWGPETLGDIVAAIHPGYFNVPRSQFPYERRSSSAAYIPDGEGDFYYGGAVFGGLVKKVYEFTKTCHMTILADKANGIMAAWQEESHLNRHFLSHKPSKVLSPEYLWDDRKPKPPEIHFIRFSTVDKNYKEVRN; translated from the coding sequence ATGAAAGGCTATCGGGTGAACTATTACATCTTCACTGACAGCCCTGAGACAATTCCCAATGTCCAGCTGCAACCTGGACGAAGGTTTGTTGTCGTCCCCATCAAGAAATACCCCAGCTGGCAAGAGATCTCCATGCGCAGGATGGAGGCCATAAACAAGCACATAGCGGAAGCGAGCCATCAGGAGGTGGACTACCTCTTCTGTCTGGACATTGACATGGTGTTCTACAACACCTGGGGGCCTGAGACCCTGGGTGATATAGTAGCGGCCATACACCCTGGCTATTTCAATGTCCCTCGAAGCCAGTTCCCATATGAGAGGAGGAGCTCTTCAGCAGCCTACATCCCTGACGGAGAAGGGGACTTCTACTATGGAGGAGCTGTGTTCGGAGGGCTGGTCAAGAAAGTCTATGAGTTCACCAAGACTTGCCACATGACCATCCTGGCGGACAAAGCCAATGGGATCATGGCAGCCTGGCAGGAAGAAAGCCATCTCAACAGGCACTTTCTCTCCCACAAACCCTCCAAGGTGCTTTCTCCAGAGTATTTATGGGATGACAGGAAGCCAAAGCCCCCTGAAATTCACTTCATACGTTTTTCCACAGTGGATAAGAACTACAAAGAGGTACGAAATTGA